A single Struthio camelus isolate bStrCam1 chromosome 6, bStrCam1.hap1, whole genome shotgun sequence DNA region contains:
- the CASP8 gene encoding caspase-8, with amino-acid sequence MEFSRCLYVISDALVKDDLAALKFLSLEHIPLRKQEAIQEPKAFFQALQEKGLIEVGNLAFLKELIYRINRMDILGDHLRSSREEMERELQIPGKAKVSPFRYLLFQLSENITTEELKCFKFLLGKELPKSRLNAENTMIDVFIEMEKKGILGEDNLKVLKTLCEKVDKSLVKKIEEYELNRCGEEEMLITEGQSGNTGVTEACARQLASSVSPDSPGSRSESSQVEVYKMTSRPRGVCLILNNHNFARARAEVAELKMKDRNGTDVDAAALKKVFSKLHFKIAEYKDLTAKEIRNIVNIYQCEDHKDKDCFVCCILSHGKKGIIYGVDGKEVPIQELTTSFTGRNCHSLAGKPKVFFVQACQGDARQKGVTIEIDSGEQDSSVETDARFQLDCIPSEADFLLGMATLQDYVSYRSPSQGTWYIQSLCQHLEKSCPRGEDILTILTAVNQEVSRKIDKQNAGKQMPQPSFTLRKKLIFPVN; translated from the exons ATGGAGTTTTCCAGGTGCCTCTACGTTATCAGCGATGCGCTGGTTAAGGATGACCTGGCGGCTCTCAAGTTCCTCAGCCTGGAGCACATCCCCTTGAGGAAGCAGGAAGCCATTCAGGAGCCCAAGGCCTTCTTCCAAGCGCTGCAGGAGAAAGGCCTGATCGAGGTGGGGAATCTGGCCTTCCTGAAGGAGCTGATCTACCGGATCAATCGCATGGACATCCTGGGTGACCACCTGCGCTCCAGCCgagaggagatggagagggagCTTCAGATCCCAGGCAAGGCAAAGGTGTCTCCTTTCAG GTACCTGCTCTTTCAACTGTCTGAAAACATCACCACTGAGGAGCTGAAGTGTTTCAAATTTCTTTTGGGGAAAGAACTACCAAAATCCAGGCTGAACGCTGAGAAT ACAATGATCGACGTTTTCATCGagatggagaagaagggaattttGGGAGAAGACAACCTAAAGGTCCTGAAGACTCTTTGTGAAAAAGTTGACAAGAGCCTGGTGAAGAAAATTGAAGAGTATGAATTAAACCGATGTG GTGAAGAAGAGATGCTCATCACAGAGGGACAGAGTGGCAACACAGGAGTCACTGAAG CCTGTGCCAGACAGCTGGCCTCATCCGTGTCACCTGATTCTCCTGGCAGCCGTAGTGAATCTTCCCAG GTTGAAGTTTACAAAATGACCAGCCGACCCCGCGGAGTGTGCCTCATCCTGAATAATCACAATTTTGCAAGAGCCAGGGCAGAAGTGGCTGAACTAAAGATGAAGGATCGGAATGGGACAGACGTGGATGCAG cGGCTCTGAAGAAAGTCTTCAGCAAGCTTCACTTTAAAATAGCGGAATATAAAGACCTCACCGCAAAGGAGATCCGTAACATTGTGAACATCTATCAGTGCGAAGACCACAAGGACAAGGACTGCTTTGTTTGCTGCATCCTctctcatggaaaaaaaggcattatatATGGTGTTGATGGGAAGGAAGTACCTATCCAGGAACTGACCACTTCTTTCACTGGGCGGAATTGCCACTCCCTTGCAGGAAAGCCAAAAGTCTTCTTTGTTCAGGCCTGCCAAGGTGATGCTCGCCAGAAAGGTGTAACCATTGAAATAGATTCTGGAGAGCAAGATTCTTCTGTAGAAACAGATGCACGATTTCAACTTGACTGCATCCCCTCAGAAGCAGACTTTCTCCTGGGCATGGCTACCCTGCAGGATTATGTTTCCTACAGAAGTCCAAGCCAGGGGACCTGGTATATACAGTCACTGTGCCAACACTTAGAGAAGAGCTGTCCTCG AGGAGAAGATATTCTCACCATCCTGACAGCAGTGAATCAAGAGGTGAGCAGAAAGATTGACAAACAGAATGCAGGGAAGCAGATGCCACAGCCCAGTTTCACACTGAGGAAAAAACTCATCTTTCCTGTTAACTGA